A stretch of Kyrpidia spormannii DNA encodes these proteins:
- a CDS encoding DUF5665 domain-containing protein, with protein MRIRVGVAGTGGGREGDHRFGMGHRGETPPEGRGERSGVVGPPPGGGPKVPQCGKSVGTGSPDPISRHPLGADATGSRGDGDGNREGRGGSGGPEREGEATRRVAETAARIEEPLRTLAAYLERGNFAEYVYMVTRPSRLIWINLISGLSRGVGIGVGFTLIAALLVYLLQALAVYNLPVIGGFIAELVKIVQAQLHTPRVP; from the coding sequence ATGCGCATTCGAGTGGGTGTCGCCGGAACTGGAGGGGGGAGGGAGGGGGATCATCGGTTCGGGATGGGCCATCGGGGAGAAACCCCGCCGGAGGGTCGCGGGGAGCGGAGTGGCGTCGTCGGCCCCCCTCCCGGGGGTGGGCCGAAGGTTCCGCAGTGTGGGAAAAGTGTCGGCACCGGGTCTCCTGATCCGATTTCCCGTCACCCCCTTGGTGCGGACGCTACGGGCAGCCGCGGGGACGGCGATGGGAATCGGGAAGGCCGGGGCGGATCCGGGGGGCCTGAGCGGGAAGGGGAAGCGACCCGAAGGGTGGCCGAAACCGCCGCCAGGATCGAGGAACCTCTTCGGACCTTGGCGGCTTATCTGGAGAGAGGGAATTTTGCCGAATATGTATATATGGTGACCAGGCCATCCCGACTGATCTGGATCAATCTGATCAGCGGCCTGTCCCGGGGGGTGGGCATCGGGGTGGGGTTTACCCTGATTGCCGCGCTCCTTGTCTATCTCCTGCAGGCCCTGGCGGTGTACAACCTCCCGGTGATCGGCGGTTTTATCGCGGAACTCGTCAAAATCGTCCAGGCTCAGTTGCACACGCCCCGGGTGCCCTGA
- a CDS encoding TraR/DksA C4-type zinc finger protein, with product METEALRQRLVQEAAELSERLGRNGGFGLDRPMNDSVGELSGYDNHPADLGSDMFERGKDMALREAGFRRLDQVQEALARIDRGTYGVCERCGRPIGEARLEADPAAGLCMGCQQREDDREGDDNRPVEEAFLAPGFGRTFMDGQDQTGYDGEDAWQDVAFYGTSSDVVRTFSPQSDDDDDEG from the coding sequence GTGGAGACGGAGGCGCTGCGCCAGCGGCTGGTACAAGAGGCGGCGGAGTTATCCGAGAGGCTGGGGCGAAATGGCGGGTTCGGCCTCGACCGGCCGATGAACGATTCCGTGGGGGAGCTCTCGGGCTACGACAATCATCCGGCCGATCTAGGCAGCGACATGTTCGAACGGGGCAAAGACATGGCGCTTCGGGAAGCGGGATTCCGCAGGCTCGATCAGGTTCAAGAGGCGCTGGCGAGGATCGACCGGGGGACTTACGGGGTGTGCGAGCGGTGCGGCCGCCCCATCGGGGAAGCCCGGTTGGAGGCCGATCCGGCGGCGGGTTTGTGCATGGGTTGCCAGCAGCGCGAGGACGATCGGGAAGGGGATGACAACAGGCCGGTGGAAGAGGCCTTTCTCGCTCCGGGGTTTGGGAGGACGTTTATGGACGGGCAGGACCAGACGGGGTACGACGGGGAGGATGCTTGGCAGGACGTGGCCTTCTATGGCACGTCCAGCGATGTGGTGAGAACCTTTAGCCCCCAGTCGGACGATGATGACGACGAGGGGTGA
- a CDS encoding RluA family pseudouridine synthase, which yields MKEEALERDTLWFVVDPEEAGERLDRFLAERLAGTSRSQIQGWIDEGRVRVGERPVKASHRVRPGEDVLVEPPEPEPSELVPEPIPLKIVFEDEDVVVVDKPRGLVVHPAPGHSRGTLVHGLLAHCGRLSRLGGFLRPGIVHRIDRDTSGLLVAAKTDLAYMGLAKQFHDHTVDREYLALVHGVVPHDHGTVDAPVGRHPHLRQQMAVVRGGRPAVTHFIVIERFARATLLRLRLETGRTHQIRVHMEFIGFPVIGDPKYGPRRSLGMKGQALHAGVLGFDHPRTGERVRFESPLPEDMLDLIAELRG from the coding sequence GTGAAGGAAGAGGCTCTGGAGCGAGATACCCTCTGGTTTGTGGTGGACCCGGAGGAGGCCGGGGAACGATTGGATCGTTTCTTGGCTGAGCGGTTGGCGGGTACGTCCCGGTCGCAGATTCAGGGATGGATTGACGAGGGGCGGGTGCGGGTCGGGGAGCGGCCGGTGAAGGCCAGCCACCGGGTGCGCCCGGGGGAAGACGTGCTGGTAGAGCCGCCGGAGCCCGAACCCTCGGAGCTTGTGCCCGAGCCCATACCTTTGAAGATCGTATTCGAGGACGAAGATGTGGTGGTGGTGGACAAACCCCGGGGGTTGGTGGTTCACCCGGCTCCGGGCCACTCCCGGGGCACGCTGGTTCACGGGCTTCTCGCCCACTGTGGGCGACTGTCGCGTTTGGGCGGGTTTTTGCGGCCGGGGATCGTGCACCGAATCGACCGGGACACGTCGGGCCTTTTGGTGGCGGCGAAAACGGACCTCGCCTATATGGGCTTGGCCAAGCAGTTTCACGACCACACTGTGGATCGGGAGTATCTCGCCTTGGTCCACGGGGTGGTTCCCCACGATCACGGAACGGTGGACGCCCCGGTGGGGCGCCATCCTCATCTCCGGCAGCAGATGGCAGTGGTGAGGGGCGGCCGGCCGGCGGTGACCCATTTTATCGTGATCGAGCGCTTTGCCCGGGCGACGCTGCTGCGGCTGCGCCTGGAGACCGGACGGACGCATCAAATTCGGGTGCACATGGAGTTCATCGGCTTTCCGGTGATCGGAGATCCGAAATACGGTCCCCGGCGTTCCCTGGGGATGAAGGGGCAGGCGCTTCACGCCGGTGTGCTCGGCTTTGATCACCCTCGCACCGGGGAGCGGGTGCGCTTCGAGTCGCCGTTGCCCGAGGATATGCTGGATCTCATCGCTGAACTCAGGGGTTGA
- a CDS encoding D-alanyl-D-alanine carboxypeptidase family protein — translation MNLRAGMIGLCAAALFASPTVASAEVGVKGAGVASEARSVPGLEPTTGADAGSPVAAKRPRAETSPKLAEHAVSAVLMDAATGTVLMEKNSHEKLPPASITKIMTMLLTVEALERGQVQLSDRIRTSERAASMGGSQIFLEPGEEMTLDDMMKGIAVASANDASVAVAEYLAGSEAEFVSLMNRRAEELGMRDTHFVNCNGLPAEGHYTSAYDIAIMSRELLKHPQVLRWTSLYEDYLRKNTDRPFWLVNTNKLVRFYPGVDGLKTGFTGSARYCLSATAKKGDFRVIAVVMGEPTSKQRNAEVTQMLDWAFGQYQFVKLYGPGDPVGQVRLDKGDPEKAPVTVRQSVGVLLRRGESKTGIRARVVVSPGAAPKKKGALVGKVVVYRDDQPVSAAPLYLAKDVRRAGWWAMFGRTCRHWLGASDR, via the coding sequence ATGAACCTTCGCGCGGGAATGATCGGTCTGTGCGCCGCCGCGCTTTTTGCATCGCCTACGGTGGCCTCGGCCGAAGTCGGAGTCAAGGGGGCGGGGGTAGCGTCAGAGGCTCGGTCGGTCCCGGGCCTGGAGCCGACGACGGGGGCGGACGCCGGGAGCCCCGTGGCGGCCAAACGGCCGCGGGCGGAGACAAGCCCCAAGCTGGCGGAACACGCGGTTTCTGCTGTGCTCATGGACGCCGCCACCGGGACGGTTTTGATGGAGAAAAATAGCCACGAAAAACTGCCGCCTGCCAGTATCACGAAGATCATGACGATGCTGCTAACCGTCGAGGCGCTGGAACGGGGACAGGTGCAATTAAGCGACCGGATTCGCACCAGCGAACGGGCGGCCAGTATGGGCGGGTCGCAGATTTTTTTGGAACCTGGCGAAGAAATGACCTTGGACGATATGATGAAAGGCATTGCCGTGGCCTCGGCGAACGACGCCTCGGTGGCGGTGGCCGAATACTTGGCGGGTTCTGAAGCGGAGTTCGTGAGCCTGATGAACCGCCGGGCGGAAGAGCTCGGCATGCGGGACACCCATTTTGTCAATTGTAACGGTTTACCTGCGGAAGGCCACTATACGTCCGCTTATGATATTGCGATCATGTCCAGGGAGTTGTTGAAACACCCCCAGGTCCTCAGGTGGACGTCTTTGTACGAGGATTATTTGCGAAAAAATACCGATCGTCCTTTCTGGCTCGTGAACACGAATAAGCTGGTCCGCTTTTACCCCGGTGTAGACGGGCTAAAAACCGGGTTCACCGGGTCGGCCCGGTACTGTCTGAGCGCCACGGCGAAAAAAGGCGATTTTCGGGTGATCGCCGTGGTGATGGGAGAGCCGACCTCGAAACAGCGGAACGCCGAAGTGACGCAAATGCTGGACTGGGCCTTCGGGCAGTACCAATTCGTAAAGCTTTACGGCCCGGGGGATCCGGTGGGGCAGGTTCGGTTGGACAAAGGAGACCCGGAAAAAGCCCCGGTCACGGTGCGGCAAAGTGTGGGGGTTTTGCTTCGCCGAGGCGAATCGAAAACAGGGATTCGGGCCCGGGTCGTGGTTTCCCCCGGGGCGGCGCCGAAGAAAAAAGGGGCTTTGGTAGGCAAGGTGGTGGTTTATCGGGACGATCAGCCCGTGAGCGCAGCGCCCCTGTATCTGGCCAAAGATGTCCGTCGCGCGGGGTGGTGGGCGATGTTCGGGCGCACCTGCCGACATTGGCTGGGGGCGAGTGACCGATGA
- the pyrR gene encoding bifunctional pyr operon transcriptional regulator/uracil phosphoribosyltransferase PyrR: protein MAEKAVILDAQAVRRALVRIAHEIVERNKGTEDVVLVGIRTRGVHLAQRLSAMIASFEEGMVPVGSLDVTHYRDDRERSGEAPREPRIQSADIPVSVINRRVVLVDDVLYTGRTVRAAMDALIDVGRPRSIQLAVLIDRGHRELPIRPDYVGKNVPTSREETVAVRLQEVDGVDRVVIEEAGDGLARPPGC, encoded by the coding sequence GTGGCGGAGAAGGCGGTTATTCTCGATGCCCAGGCGGTGCGCCGGGCGCTGGTGCGGATCGCCCACGAAATTGTGGAACGAAATAAAGGCACCGAGGATGTGGTCTTGGTGGGGATCCGGACCCGGGGGGTTCACCTCGCCCAGCGGCTGAGCGCGATGATCGCTTCGTTTGAAGAAGGGATGGTGCCGGTGGGCTCTCTGGATGTGACCCACTATCGGGATGATCGGGAACGCTCGGGGGAGGCTCCCCGGGAACCCCGGATCCAAAGCGCCGACATTCCCGTCTCGGTGATTAACCGCCGGGTGGTGCTGGTGGATGATGTGTTGTACACCGGCCGCACCGTCCGGGCCGCCATGGATGCCCTGATCGATGTGGGTCGGCCGCGATCGATTCAGCTGGCGGTGCTCATCGACCGCGGCCACCGGGAGTTGCCGATTCGGCCGGATTATGTTGGCAAGAACGTCCCCACCTCCCGGGAGGAAACTGTGGCGGTGAGGCTTCAGGAGGTGGACGGAGTCGACCGCGTGGTCATCGAGGAGGCGGGGGACGGATTGGCCCGGCCGCCCGGCTGTTAG
- the lspA gene encoding signal peptidase II produces MFYVGAFLVWLVDWLTKYWVSHSMELGQTIPVWPGVFHITYHENAGAAFSMLQNQRWLFVAVTLVVIAGILSAKRRTRRRSTRIALALLLGGAVGNLWDRLVIGRVIDFLDVRIIHFPIFNVADSCITIAVAWMVVDALLAGRTVHKEKES; encoded by the coding sequence ATGTTTTATGTCGGGGCTTTTCTGGTCTGGCTGGTGGACTGGTTGACGAAGTACTGGGTGAGTCACAGCATGGAGCTGGGACAGACAATCCCGGTGTGGCCCGGCGTATTTCATATTACTTATCATGAAAATGCCGGGGCGGCTTTCAGCATGCTGCAGAATCAGCGCTGGTTGTTCGTGGCGGTTACTCTGGTGGTCATCGCCGGGATTCTGTCGGCCAAACGGCGGACCCGGCGCCGTTCCACCCGGATTGCTTTGGCGTTGTTGCTCGGGGGCGCGGTGGGGAATCTCTGGGACCGGCTGGTCATCGGGCGGGTTATCGATTTTCTCGATGTGCGGATCATTCATTTTCCCATCTTTAATGTGGCGGACAGCTGTATCACCATTGCCGTAGCGTGGATGGTGGTGGATGCCCTTTTGGCCGGTCGCACTGTGCATAAGGAGAAGGAATCGTGA
- the uraA gene encoding uracil permease, giving the protein MTMGRIVDVQDRLPLGRALPLSAQHMFAMFGSTVMVPFLTGLDPSVALFTGGLGTLLYILLTKGKIPAYLGSSFAFIAPILAVSKAQGMGEALFGAAMSGVVYIAVALLIGRFGTAWLEKLLPPIVVGPVVVVIGLSLAGTAVSMAAEGYLAAIIALAAAMAAMVFFRGFLNVIPILVGIIVGYLYSAAAGQVDWQAVAQAPWFSLPHFVAPKPSTLALWTIAPVALVTIAEHIGHLLVTENIVRKPLMRDPGLHRSLLGDGVATVVAGLVGGPPTTTYGENIGVMAITRVYSVWVIGGAAVIAMLFAFVGKLGALVHSIPVPVMGGISVLLFGTIAAAGVRMMVEHRVDFSRPRNLAIASVIMVLGVGVVGNTVLHLGGLEIGGLALATFGGMILNAIFPERKDRESGDRPGSEETGADLGASRGKSGKGKGEEGALG; this is encoded by the coding sequence ATGACCATGGGACGGATCGTCGACGTTCAGGACCGGCTTCCCTTAGGCCGGGCGCTTCCCTTGAGCGCCCAGCATATGTTCGCCATGTTTGGCTCCACGGTGATGGTGCCTTTTCTGACCGGGCTCGACCCTTCGGTGGCCCTGTTCACCGGCGGGTTGGGAACCCTGTTGTACATTCTGCTGACCAAAGGCAAAATCCCCGCGTATCTCGGGTCCTCGTTCGCCTTCATCGCCCCGATCCTGGCGGTGTCCAAAGCCCAGGGGATGGGCGAGGCTCTCTTTGGGGCGGCGATGTCCGGGGTGGTGTACATCGCGGTGGCGCTTCTCATCGGGCGGTTCGGCACGGCGTGGCTGGAGAAACTCCTTCCTCCCATCGTGGTGGGACCCGTGGTGGTGGTGATCGGCTTGAGCCTGGCGGGGACAGCTGTCTCCATGGCCGCCGAGGGGTACTTGGCGGCGATAATTGCCCTGGCGGCGGCCATGGCGGCGATGGTCTTCTTCCGGGGATTCCTGAACGTGATTCCCATTTTGGTTGGCATCATCGTCGGTTATCTATACAGCGCGGCGGCGGGCCAGGTGGACTGGCAGGCTGTGGCTCAGGCGCCCTGGTTTTCACTGCCGCATTTTGTCGCTCCAAAACCTTCGACCCTGGCGTTGTGGACGATCGCCCCGGTGGCTCTGGTGACCATCGCCGAGCACATCGGTCACCTGTTGGTGACGGAAAACATCGTCCGCAAGCCGCTCATGCGGGACCCCGGGCTGCATCGATCGCTCCTGGGCGACGGAGTCGCCACGGTGGTGGCCGGGCTCGTCGGCGGACCTCCCACCACGACCTACGGGGAGAACATCGGGGTCATGGCCATCACCCGGGTGTACAGCGTGTGGGTGATCGGAGGCGCGGCGGTGATCGCCATGCTGTTCGCCTTCGTCGGCAAACTGGGCGCCTTGGTGCACTCCATCCCCGTGCCGGTGATGGGTGGGATCAGCGTGCTATTGTTCGGGACGATCGCAGCCGCCGGGGTGCGGATGATGGTGGAGCACCGGGTAGATTTTTCCCGGCCGCGGAACTTGGCCATCGCCAGTGTCATCATGGTGCTCGGTGTGGGCGTGGTGGGGAACACGGTGCTGCACCTGGGCGGACTGGAGATCGGGGGGTTGGCTCTGGCCACCTTTGGCGGCATGATTCTCAACGCGATTTTTCCAGAGAGAAAAGACCGGGAGTCAGGCGATCGCCCGGGAAGTGAAGAGACCGGGGCGGATCTGGGGGCGTCCCGGGGAAAATCGGGGAAAGGTAAAGGCGAAGAGGGGGCGCTGGGCTGA
- the pyrB gene encoding aspartate carbamoyltransferase, translated as MRHVLGAKQFTRPEVEALFETSRTFEEKVKGGQVLDRLRGRIMATVFFEPSTRTRLSFEAAMLRLGGQVISTENAAQFSSAIKGETLEDSIRVIGAYADVIVLRHHEEGAAARAAAVSSVPVINAGDGPGEHPTQALLDLYAIYREKGRMDGLRVAMVGDLAYGRTVHSLAYLLSLFRDIHIDFVSPPETPVPDRVLAYLDERGTSWSRETDLARVAAQADVLYQTRIQKERFPSMEMYERAYGRYVLDPSLLARMRADAVILHPLPRAGEIDPAVDADPRAAYFRQAAGGLYVRMALLCQCLEDAGEVYPEGSEALSVPAMGTLSIAEGEGTAKAQVKGGTPA; from the coding sequence ATGAGGCACGTGTTGGGAGCCAAACAATTTACCCGGCCTGAAGTCGAGGCGTTGTTTGAAACCTCCCGGACTTTCGAAGAGAAGGTGAAGGGCGGGCAGGTGTTGGACCGCCTTCGGGGGCGAATCATGGCGACGGTGTTTTTTGAGCCGAGCACCCGGACTCGATTGTCTTTTGAAGCGGCGATGCTGCGGCTGGGCGGTCAGGTGATCAGCACCGAGAACGCCGCGCAGTTCTCCTCGGCCATCAAAGGGGAAACCCTGGAAGACTCTATTCGCGTGATCGGCGCCTACGCCGATGTGATCGTGTTGCGCCACCACGAGGAGGGGGCGGCGGCCCGGGCGGCGGCCGTCTCCTCGGTTCCGGTGATTAATGCCGGGGACGGGCCCGGGGAGCACCCCACCCAGGCGCTCTTGGATCTGTACGCGATTTACCGGGAAAAGGGCCGGATGGACGGGCTGCGGGTGGCGATGGTGGGGGATTTGGCCTATGGCCGGACGGTGCATTCCCTGGCCTACCTGTTGTCCCTCTTCCGGGACATTCATATCGATTTTGTCTCACCGCCGGAGACGCCAGTGCCGGATCGCGTGCTGGCGTATCTTGATGAGCGGGGAACCTCCTGGTCCAGGGAGACGGATCTGGCCCGGGTGGCGGCCCAAGCGGACGTCCTGTACCAGACCCGGATTCAGAAGGAGCGGTTTCCTTCTATGGAAATGTATGAACGGGCCTATGGCCGGTATGTGTTGGATCCGTCGCTGCTCGCTCGGATGAGGGCGGACGCGGTGATCCTGCATCCCTTGCCCCGGGCGGGGGAGATTGATCCGGCCGTGGATGCGGATCCCCGGGCGGCGTATTTTCGCCAGGCCGCAGGGGGGCTGTACGTGCGCATGGCCCTGTTGTGCCAATGTCTCGAAGACGCGGGTGAAGTGTACCCGGAGGGATCGGAGGCGCTGTCGGTCCCAGCCATGGGGACCCTCAGCATCGCCGAAGGAGAAGGGACGGCAAAGGCACAGGTTAAGGGGGGAACGCCGGCGTGA
- a CDS encoding phosphopentomutase, which produces MRWIWIVLDSCGIGAAPDADRYGDEAANTLGHIAQAVGGLRVPHLERLGLGRLVDLGHPADQEVVGCYGKMRERSVGKDTTNGHWEFVGVVLDRPLPVYPHGFPREIIDPFEEAIGRKILGNRPASGTEILKELGEEHVRTGRPIVYTSGDSVFQIAAHEEVIPPEELYHMCEVARGLLQGEHGVGRVIARPFVGQNGRYVRTDRRRDYSLRFGRTVLDELHDAGWPVVGIGKIHDIYGGAGIGEAVHTKDNMDGVDRIVQWGRRLDRGLIYGNLVDFDSLYGHRNDPIGFARAVEAFDRRMPEILDALRYDDVLIITADHGCDPTTPGTDHTREWVPLLVWGPGLKTGVDLGARDTFADIGATLAEAFGVPAPQVGMSFWKEVRG; this is translated from the coding sequence TTGCGATGGATATGGATCGTTCTGGACAGTTGCGGAATCGGCGCCGCACCGGATGCGGATCGGTACGGGGATGAGGCGGCCAATACCCTGGGTCATATCGCCCAGGCGGTGGGCGGCCTCCGGGTGCCCCATCTTGAGCGTTTAGGATTGGGGCGCCTGGTCGATTTGGGCCATCCGGCGGATCAGGAAGTCGTGGGTTGCTATGGAAAGATGAGGGAGCGCTCCGTGGGGAAAGATACAACGAACGGTCATTGGGAGTTTGTCGGGGTCGTGCTGGACCGCCCTTTGCCCGTCTATCCCCACGGATTTCCCCGGGAGATTATCGACCCCTTTGAGGAGGCCATCGGGCGAAAAATTCTCGGGAATCGACCGGCTTCGGGGACGGAGATCCTGAAAGAGCTCGGGGAGGAACATGTGCGCACGGGCCGCCCCATCGTGTACACGTCGGGGGACAGCGTTTTTCAGATCGCCGCCCACGAAGAAGTGATCCCCCCGGAGGAGCTCTACCACATGTGTGAGGTCGCCCGGGGATTGCTCCAGGGGGAACACGGTGTGGGGCGGGTGATCGCCCGGCCTTTCGTCGGCCAAAACGGACGGTATGTCCGCACCGACCGCCGGCGGGATTACTCTTTGCGCTTCGGTCGGACGGTCCTCGATGAGTTGCACGATGCCGGGTGGCCGGTGGTGGGGATTGGCAAGATTCACGACATCTACGGTGGGGCGGGGATCGGCGAGGCGGTACATACCAAGGACAATATGGACGGGGTGGACCGAATTGTGCAGTGGGGGCGGCGGCTGGATCGAGGCCTGATCTATGGGAATCTGGTAGATTTTGATTCCCTGTACGGCCATCGGAACGATCCTATAGGCTTTGCCAGAGCGGTGGAAGCCTTCGATCGACGGATGCCGGAGATCCTCGATGCGCTCCGGTACGACGATGTGCTTATCATCACGGCGGACCACGGATGTGACCCCACCACGCCCGGTACCGATCACACCCGGGAGTGGGTGCCGCTGTTGGTGTGGGGACCGGGGCTGAAAACGGGGGTCGACCTGGGGGCGAGGGATACTTTTGCTGATATCGGCGCTACTTTGGCGGAAGCCTTTGGAGTTCCGGCGCCCCAGGTGGGGATGAGTTTTTGGAAAGAGGTGCGGGGATGA
- a CDS encoding multidrug efflux MFS transporter — translation MILWKRNLLIAWIGSFATTAGMSLVIPFLPLYIRLLGVQSTAEVEQWAGMAFGSTFLMSAIVSPIWGRLADRRGRKLMLLRASLGMAIVMTAMGFVTSVYQLVGLRLLMGAVSGYIAAAITLIATQTPKEHSGWALGTLSTGTVGGNLMGPLIGGYLAEAIGLRHVFFVTGGFMMLAFLITLIFAKEHFAPPKPTPQAKGGFWAQIPNRRTLWALFLTTFMLQLANMSIEPIVTVYVTQLAGNTEHIALISGAVVAAAGFANAMTASWLGRISDRLGPHRILFAALLVGALVFIPQAYVRTPWELLGLRLLLGVCMAGMLPSINSLIKRNVPEAMAGRVFGYNQSAQYLGNIGGPLLGSQTAAHFGFHYVFFSTSFLLLVNALWLRYTEKHAGLVHGSRHRHRLNTG, via the coding sequence ATGATATTATGGAAACGAAATCTTCTCATCGCATGGATCGGGTCCTTCGCCACCACTGCCGGGATGAGTTTGGTCATCCCGTTTCTTCCGCTGTACATTCGACTACTGGGCGTCCAGAGCACGGCGGAAGTGGAACAGTGGGCGGGCATGGCCTTCGGCTCGACCTTCCTCATGTCAGCCATCGTCTCGCCAATCTGGGGGCGCCTCGCCGACCGCCGAGGGAGGAAACTGATGCTTCTGCGAGCGAGCTTGGGGATGGCCATTGTGATGACGGCGATGGGATTCGTGACCAGTGTCTACCAACTGGTGGGCCTGCGGCTGCTGATGGGGGCGGTGTCTGGGTACATCGCCGCGGCCATCACCTTGATCGCCACCCAGACGCCAAAGGAACACTCCGGATGGGCCCTGGGAACCCTGTCCACGGGCACCGTGGGCGGCAACCTCATGGGGCCGCTCATCGGGGGGTATCTCGCCGAAGCGATCGGGCTTCGGCACGTCTTTTTTGTGACCGGCGGCTTCATGATGCTCGCCTTTCTCATCACCCTCATCTTTGCCAAAGAACATTTTGCGCCGCCGAAACCGACACCCCAGGCCAAAGGAGGATTCTGGGCCCAGATCCCCAATCGGCGAACCCTTTGGGCCCTCTTTCTGACGACCTTCATGTTGCAGTTGGCCAACATGTCCATTGAGCCCATCGTCACCGTCTACGTGACGCAACTGGCGGGGAACACCGAACACATCGCCCTCATCTCCGGCGCCGTGGTCGCGGCGGCCGGGTTCGCCAACGCGATGACCGCCTCGTGGCTCGGCAGAATCTCCGACCGGTTGGGCCCGCACCGAATTCTGTTCGCGGCTCTTCTGGTCGGTGCCCTGGTGTTTATTCCCCAGGCCTACGTCCGCACGCCCTGGGAGCTCCTCGGTTTACGGTTGCTCCTCGGGGTGTGTATGGCGGGAATGTTGCCCTCGATCAACTCCCTGATCAAACGCAACGTCCCCGAGGCCATGGCCGGGCGGGTTTTCGGATACAACCAATCCGCCCAATATCTGGGGAACATCGGGGGGCCACTGCTCGGCAGCCAGACCGCCGCCCATTTCGGGTTTCACTATGTGTTCTTTTCCACCAGCTTTTTGCTCCTCGTCAACGCCCTGTGGCTTCGATACACGGAGAAACACGCGGGGTTGGTGCACGGTTCTCGTCACCGGCACCGCCTTAACACCGGCTGA
- a CDS encoding purine-nucleoside phosphorylase produces the protein MKTQWVREVAERLEQGLAEKPRVAVILGSGLGGVADRLEAKRVVPYEEIPEFPVSTVVGHAGRLVFGRLGGVPTAVMQGRFHLYEGYTPEQVAFPVRVLRTLGAEILIVTNASGGVNIGFRPGDLMLIRDHLNLTGKNPLVGPNDDELGPRFPDMSAAYDRELLGLARQVGRELNLPLQEGVYAGLLGPTFETPAEIRMLRVLGADAVGMSTVTEVIAARHAGMRVLGISCITNMAAGILDQPLSHEEVLETGRRIGAQFSGLITEIVSRL, from the coding sequence ATGAAGACGCAGTGGGTACGCGAGGTGGCGGAACGGCTGGAGCAGGGACTTGCTGAGAAGCCCCGGGTGGCGGTGATTCTGGGATCGGGTCTGGGAGGAGTGGCGGATCGGTTAGAGGCAAAACGGGTGGTGCCCTACGAAGAGATCCCGGAGTTTCCCGTTTCCACGGTGGTGGGCCACGCCGGGCGCTTGGTGTTTGGACGGCTGGGGGGCGTGCCGACGGCGGTGATGCAAGGACGGTTTCACCTTTATGAAGGCTATACCCCGGAGCAGGTGGCTTTTCCGGTGCGGGTGCTGCGAACCCTCGGGGCGGAGATTTTAATCGTGACCAACGCCTCCGGGGGCGTGAATATAGGATTTCGTCCGGGAGACCTGATGTTGATTCGAGATCATTTGAACCTGACGGGGAAAAACCCTTTGGTGGGGCCCAACGACGATGAACTGGGCCCCCGGTTTCCCGACATGTCCGCGGCGTATGACCGGGAGTTACTCGGTCTGGCTCGGCAGGTGGGCCGGGAGCTCAATCTCCCGTTGCAAGAAGGGGTGTATGCGGGCCTCCTCGGCCCAACCTTCGAGACTCCGGCGGAGATTCGCATGCTCCGCGTCTTGGGAGCCGACGCCGTGGGAATGTCGACGGTGACGGAGGTTATCGCCGCCCGCCACGCGGGAATGCGGGTGCTGGGGATCTCGTGTATCACCAACATGGCGGCGGGGATTCTCGATCAACCCCTGTCCCACGAAGAGGTGTTGGAGACCGGCCGGCGGATCGGCGCGCAGTTCAGCGGGCTCATTACCGAGATCGTGAGCCGACTGTAA